The Ipomoea triloba cultivar NCNSP0323 chromosome 14, ASM357664v1 region taataataataataatttttttcacagaagttctttcaatttcttcttttctcatttatttgttggttttatttgcggaagttttttttttttttttttaataaaatgagatagagtttttcactttaatttattgagtaccaagatttacactcttcttttCGTTGACGTTAAAGTATCATAGAGAGTAGAGACAGACAAGATCGtcataacaataacaatactaattcaaaaaaaaatccttttcccatttatttgctttattgttggattctttttcaaaattagatacaattttctcctttaatttatttagtaccAAGGTTTACGTCATCTTTTTTTCGTAAACGTTAAAGTATTATAAGCTTGACCATAGAATCGCACCATATATTTGCTCGATCTCACGACCTTTTATATAGGGGAGTCAATACATGTCATTTGAGTACAAGGTGCTTGACAAATCACATCATATATAATCATtgtaaaaataactttttttcaaaaaaaatccctttatttaatttattatttttcccaTTTATTTGCTCTTATTATCCGACTTTTTAAAAATGAGATGAAAATTTGCGATCTAATTTCTTGAATACAAAGATTTACTCTTCTTTCCGTGGGCGTTAAAGTATCATAGGTACTTAGTTCATAGCATCAAATTCTTGTTTCTCTTCACcttctttattaattaatttgtttattattttaatatttaattaactattattattatgcactcaaaaaaaactattattattattattattattattattattattattattattaaagaagtgaaaaaaaaaaaagaaaaaaaaaggtgatcCGTGATAGATTTGGAGTGCCAAAAATGCAGTGGCGACCACCATTTAGGGCAACAAATCCGACTTTAATTAACTTTCGGCATTGCTTAATTGTTTTTGCGAGTATAGAAATGTCAAACCCCATGTGACCTTTGCTGCCATCTCTCATGGCTTCTTCTACCACCTCACTTCAGGCATGAatattgatgtttttttttttgttttgttgatggTTTTGCAGGTTAGGGGAAATGGGGTTAGGGAGGAGCATAAATAGGAGTGGAGATTACTTAGAAGGAATGTTGAGTGATTACATGGGAGGGAGGAAGGGTTGTAATAACAATAAGATAATAAGATCAACAAAGACTACTGGATCCACAAAACTTGTTGCAGTGCTCACTTTCCTGCAATTCACTTTTGCTGTTTATGCAACATTTCTTCTGTACTACATGAGCCCTTCTGTGGATTTAAGGATGAAGCCTGATTTTTCTTGGGCTACAAGAATGGCACAACAATGGAAGCAGTATTTGATCATTCCCCCACATATAGTGAGCAAATACCAAGAATCCAATTCCCAGCAGATGATGGTGTTTAGCCCTTCTGAGGTTTGTGAGCTCGAAAAGATTGATTTCGAGCAGAAGAAGTCGAATGACGCTGTGATGATCAAGCTGAAGAGGGAGCTTTATCAGCAGGTGTTGGATTTCCAGAAGAGTAGTTTTGGCACTGAGACTCTGTCTGAGCTGATGGCAATGAAGTCTAAGTGGGATTTGCGTGGTCCAAACAGGCCGAAAATCACTGTGATTTTGAACCATTTCAAGAGGAAAACTCTTTGTGCACAGTTGGATTCTCTGCTTAGCCAGACCCTTCCTTTCCACCATGTTTGGGTGTTGTCATTTGGGAGCCCTAATGAGCAGACCTTGAGACGAATCGTGGAGAGCTACAACGACACACGAATCAGTTTCATTAGCTCGGGCTATGATTTCAAGTACTATGGCAGGTTCCAAATGGCCTTGCAGACCGAGGCAGATCTTGTGTACATTGTGGACGATGACATGATCCCCGGGAAGAAAATGCTGCAGATTCTAGCGCACGTTGCAGGGACCGAGAAGTACCAAAATTCAGTACTAGGAAGCATTGGGAGGATCTTGCCTTTCAGACAGAAGGATTTCAGCTTCCCTAGCTACAGAAAGTTCAGGTCTAAGGAGGCAGGGTTGTATTTACCTGATCCGGCTTATGACATCCTTGTCGATCGAATTGTCCAGGTCGATTTTCTCTCGAGTTCTTGGTTCCTCTCTGCAGAGCTTGTCAAGACTCTCTTCATTGAAACCCCTTTCACTTTCATGACAGGAGAAGACCTGCACTTAAGGTATGACATTTATGTCTAATTTAGTGAACTTTATTGAGGTTTGATACTTTGATCATGATCTGTCTTAacttaatttttatgttttggtATAAAATTGTAGCTATCAGCTTCAGAAGTACAGGAATGCTGGCTCATTTGTCCTGCCAGTTGATCCAAATGACAAAGAAACATGGGGTGACAGTGAGCACAGGCTAGCATATGTCTCAGAAACAACCGTGATCTTCAAGGACATTGTTCAGGTCAGGGATGACCAATGGTGGAAGGCGCTTTCAACCGGCTATGTAACACAATGGGCTGCAATGAATCCCCAGAGGATTGACGCCCTCTTCTACGCCCACTCGGTGGACGAGATAAAAGCACTCGCCCCACTGCTCGAGAAGTTCAGGACAACTGTAGGGAGAAAGGCCTACATTGTTGTCTCTGGGGGCAAGTTCTTAGGCTGTGAGGATGCTGCTATGGCTCTGAACTGGCCGAAAACTGTCTGCAGGGATAGGAGATTTAAGATCATGGATTTGGGGATTGGGGCTTTGTCTGGGATTTCAAATTCAGAAGTGCCTGTTCTGCAGGCTGTGTATGCCAGCATGAAAGGGCTAATCAAGATTCATAACCCCAGTGTAGTGATCACAGTAGCTGATGCAGACTCTAACATCAAGAAGGCTCTGAAAATGGCTGTGGACACTAACACAAACAACTCCACACTTGTTCTTCTACCAAGATCATCTGTGACCAAAGTTCTTTGGATGGCTGATCTTCGCCCCACTGCATTGCCAAGTAAGAATCCTCCTCTTTCTTTCGTATAGTATAGTATGGTCTGACTCTAATACCAATTTGAAATAGGGGTGAGCATAATTACGGAAAAACTGACAAAATCAATAGCCGATAACTAAACCGATAGTTACTCTACATATACAAATTTgcacaacaaatatatatatatatatatatatatatatatatatatatatatatatatatatatataatattacctgTGGATGCTCGATTATTTGGTTACCGAAAATCGACATAATCAGTTTCGGTCGGTTAGGAGTGTATGGTCGGTCTGTTATGGAGATTTAAAAAATACCATCGGTTATTCGGTTATTGGTCCGTTATTAACAATAACCGATGCTCACCCgttatttaaaatatgtattaTGTCTGAACTAAAAGTATAAATGTATAGATAATTGAACTATAGGTTTATACTTTAGGAAATGGGTTAAATAGCCATATGAACTTTATAGGAAAGTCAATTAAacatctaaacttttaaaagctGCAATTAAagaacatgtcattttagtgcaTTCAAGCCCAAACATTGGTTAGTGACATGTAACACTAATATTTCGGCTAGCTCTTGGAACAAAAACCAATGATTGGCAACTGGTGGTTGCCATATTCTCTAACGAAGGTGACCTGCAATCGGCTTCTTCCATAAATGGGGCGACCGTCAGTCACCTTCTTACAATAAAAAGGCAACAAGCAAGTTACCTTCTTCGTCAATGAATGACGTGACCGGTGATCACCTCCCTTGGTGAGAAGGCAACCAACGGTCGCCTTCTTTAATGACCAAGCATTTCGTGATTGACAGTTGTCAATTTTTGCCGTCAAAGTTAGTCAGAAATTCAAAGGAACTCTAATGActgctattacaagtcactaatagGTATATGACATGTGGATGTacttaattataacttttaaaagttcaagatttaattgacttttcatataaatttcatagggtgtatttgaccattttccatACTTGATATATTATCTTCTCAAACTCTAAACAATCAATGTGTTGTGTGTATTTTCAGATTGGAACAAGATGAGAGTATCCATCAACATTATCACTCAAAACAGGGTAAATTCATTGGCAAGGCTATTGAGGTCTCTAAGTAGTGCATTCTATGTAGGAGATGAAGTTTCCATTACATTCAACATGGACAGCAAGGTGGACGAGGCAACTATAAAGTTGGTGAACTCATTCAGCTGGCCTCACGGGCCGAAAACTCTACGAAGGCGAATCATCCAGGGCGGGCTGATTCGAGCAGTGAGTGAAAGTTGGTACCCTTCATCAGACGATGACTTCGGGCTCTTACTTGAGGATGACATCGAAGTTTCCCCTTATTATTACCTCTGGATTAAGTACGCTCTCTTGGCATACCATTATGACCCTCAGGTCTCACTCCCTGAACTCTCAACAATCTCCCTTTATACGCCGCGTTTAGTTGAGGTGGTGAAGGAGCGACCCAAGTGGAATGCCACTGAGTTCTTCAAACGGATCCACCCAAACACGCCCTACCTCCACCAGCTCCCATGTAGCTGGGGAGCAGTGTTCTTCCCGAAACAATGGAGGGAGTTTTATGTTTACATGAACATGCGATTCACTGAGGATGCTAAGCAAAATCCTGTCCAAATTCCTAAGTCCAGAACCAACGGCTGGCAAGCTTCATGGAAGAAATTCTTGATCGACATGATGTATCTAAGAGGCTATGTGAGCCTCTACCCAAATTTCCCGAACCAGGCGAGCTTCTCCACCAATCACATGGAGCCCGGGGCTCATATTGCGGCGAAGGACAACGTTGTTAAGCACAACAAGGATGATTTTGAGGTGCCATTGTTGAAACAGGACTTCAGGGATCTTCTCCCCAACGGGAAAATGCCGTCAGCATCGAAACTTCCATCGCTCAACCTCTTCAACCAGGCAATTTCGCTCAAGGGGTTGAAGTCTGCCGGCGCGAAGCTAAAACAGGATGTCCTTGAATGCGACGCTGCAGAGGTTGTCGCTGTTCATCACGACACCGGCCTACCTTCGCACTGTGCaagattttgaaaaattgtGATTGTTCGATCTGCCCAGAGTTTTATATCATTCTTCTAAGATTTTTGTTCTTTATGTTATATTACGCCGGGGATGATTGGAGAAAGTGATCCATCATCCCCACCCTTAATATAATTCGACAAgtcaaaatattcaatatacatacatagatTATTTACATCAGCATAACATAGAATGAAAGCTATAATTTACGGGAAAGTTTGCACCTGTCACCTCATAGTGGGCTTTGGGTGAAGCCCAGAAGCTGTAAAGATGTAAATCAAGTTAAATTATTCATGATGCGTTTAAAGTGAAGCATAGTAGGCAAATGACCATAAAGATATAAATTAGCTCAATTTTTTCATAGCTAGCTAAGATTGAGAAGCCCAATAGGCAGCTCTCATAGCGAGTCGAACTTAGAACATTGTGATTATCAAGATAACAACTGACCAACTCAGTTGGGGTTAACGGTGCCCCTAACATATATAGAATGAAGCtttaatattgtattttctgtCATTTTAATAGTACATTCTAACGGTTAAGATCCAACTAAAACTCAACTAGCAGAGTAATCACCTATGCACATATCCATGAATCAACATCACGAGGTGGTGATCCAAAATCATAATTACTTTCTGTAGGAGAAAacaattatgatatgatatgcATGAAAATGTGGAAAGTTCTCCTCTgcatcatcttttttttttgaaaggaaacaTCATAAATgcattaataattaatcaaatgaGAAATACAAGTCGGTGGAACATATAACCACGACCCTAGGACAGACGAAGAACTAGTTGCCTGTGCCAAAACATGAGCTACATGATTCGCTAACCTCCTGACATGGTGAACAGACACGTTCCCAATATCACTAGCAATACTATGACATTGCTTTACTATCAAACCCACATACGAAAGGtacaaaatatttgaattaaaactAGAGCAAAAATTAAGACTATCAGACTCAACAATGAAGTTATTAAAACCATTAGACTTTAACCACGTAAGCGTCTCCTTAACCGCCATAGCTTCAGCTAAATATGGATCACGACCGCATCTAAGACGATCGCTTCAAGCCGAAATAAACTTCCCAGCGTGATTCTTAACAACCGCACCATAACCAGCCCCATCCACAAAAATTGCAACATCAATATTGCATTTTAATCTGTTTACCGGCGGAGGAACCCAACTAGCTAAAATCTGAGAAACCTCAACATTAGAGATATCCCTGGAATATTGCCGTCTTAGACCAGCAGCAGCCCATGATACTCCCTTCCAAAAAACGTCATTCCTTGTTGTCCATAGCACCCACAATTTAGCAATAATTTGAACTGCCTCATTCAGACTTGGGGCGTAGAGAGCTCCATTTAACAACAACATCAAACTATCATTAAGAACAACATTAGAGCCTTGCCAGACCTGTTTTGCCACTGTACACGAACAAAATAGGTGATCCATTGTTTCCATTTCGGATGCACAGAATAAGCATCCGCCACTTGCCCACACACGACGAGTTTTAAGGGTTTCGCGCACAGGCAAAATATTAGGCATGCATCTCCATAAAAAATTCTTAACCTTTGGGGGACTGGTAATTTCCAAAGCTTCCGCCATTCAACAAATTGTAACTGTGGATCTGCATAAGTAGTATAATCTGTTAGTAACATGTACCCATGTTGAACCATATAAACACTTCGTAAATCACCTTTCCATCGCCAAATATCCCGTGAGTGGGGTAAAACTGGAGTAGCAAGAATACGGTTAACATCAGAGGGCAGAAATAGATCTCTCACAATCTCTTCATCCTAGCTACCTGTTGCATTAAATAGACCACTAACCTTTTCTTCTATTAAATTGTCTATACAAGGGATGTGTAAGGCTGGGTTCACAGGATTAGCAAGCCATGGCCAACCATAAATGGTAGTATCTGCGCCATCCCCAATTCATTTCACAATTCCCTCCCTCAGTAAAGGTTGCCTTGACAAAATACTTCTCCAAATGTAGATTAGATTGGAACCAAGTTGCGCTTCTAAGAAACCACACGTGGGAAAATAGCGAGCTTTTAGTAATTTTCCCACCAGAGAGTTCAAGTGTGACAACAGACGCCAACCTTGCTTTGCTAGTAGGGCAACATTGAACTCATGCAATTTCTTAAATCCCAAACCACCGTAGCATTTTGGAAGACACATCCGATCCCAAACTCAACCAATGTATGCCTCTATGGTTCATTCCACCATGTCACTTTCCCACCAGAAACGATTCATTGTTCTCTCTAATCGCTCACAAAACAACTTTGGGATCAAGTAAACTGACATAGTAAAAGTGGGGAGGGCCTGAGTAacacattttaatataatttctttgcCCGCTCTAGATATAAATTTATAGCACCATAAATTAAGCATCCCTTTTATTTTATGCTCAATGAATCAAAAAGTGGCAAATTTGTTACGTCCCAAGAACGATGGCAAACCAAGATACTTGCCCAAATCACTAGTCACACGAACTCTTATCAAATTAGCCACATACTCCCTCATCTCAGTTGACGTACTGGCACTGAACATAATATTGGACTTATCATAATTAGTGGTCTGGCATGAAGCTCCACAATATAAATCTAGAGAATCTTTCACCAATTGCACTTCCCTCTAACTAGCCTTAAAAAAGAGAAGGCTATCATTTGCAAACAAGAGATGCGAGACTGATGGAGCACCCCTTGCTACCTTTATCCCATGGATATCTCCTTTGGTTTATGCTTGTTGTAACAAGATTAAAAGACCTTCCgtaaaaataacaaacaaataagGTGATAGAGGTTCACCTTGATGAATTTCCCTTGTTGGCACAACAGTACCCACCGAATCACCATTAACCACGATGTTACAACGAATCGTTGTAACGCACATCAGCACAATCTGAATCCAAGTTGGATGAAAGCCGAAAGCAATTAACATACCCTCCAAAAATTTCCATTCCATTTTGTCTTATACTTTGGCCATATCAAGTTTCACCGTGGCCTAGCCTACAGCTCCTTGTCTTGTTCTTTTAAGATAGTGCTCGATTTCCCcagccacaataatattatcaaaCAGAAGCCTATCTTTCACAAAGCACTCTGACTTAGAGAGATAATATAGTCAAGCACCTCCTTCATGCAAGATTAACTACCATTTTAGCTAACACCTTTTACGCAACATTGCACAGGGCTATCGGTATGAAGTCTGCAACTTTTGCTTGCACTTTCTTTTTAGGAATGAGAACAATATTTGTATCATTCAAACCCTGCGGAAGAGAACAATTATGTAAACAATTCAACACAAAGAAGGACAAATTATGACCAACCACGGACCAAAAACGTTGATAGAAAACAGGAGTCATGCCATTCGGACCGATGCCTTCTCCAGAGCCATATCAAATAGTGCCACTTTAACTTCATCAATTGTGAATGGTCTGAGCAAGCGATCATTCATTTCTTCAGTAATACGATTTTGGACATTATAGAAGAAAGGTACATTAGGCGAAACAGTTGTGAAAATTTCAACATAGTACCTCAGAACCTCTTCATTTAAATTAGAGCCATTCCACCCAAAGACCATTGTGATCTTTGATACGTGAGAGATGATTGTTATGCTTTCTAGTCGTGGCTGATTTATAAAAAAACTCAGTACTGCTATCTCCATCTTTTAGCCACAACTGTTTCGATCTCTAACGCTATAAAGCCTCTTCTTGAGTGAGCAAGGTCTATAATTCAGTTTCCAACCCCATATACTCGGTTACAGCCAATTTTCCTTCAAAGCAGCCAACCTACTTCGAAGATGAACAATGCGGCGTCCAAATTTCTTAAAATGATCACCACCCCACCGCCATAATTGCTGACCACAACTATAAATCCTTTCCTATAAATCTAATCATACGGTTTATCCCCAGGCATACTCCACAACAGACTTACATCCTTCATCATGTAACCATGTTGATTCGAAACAAAACTTACGACGCACAACCCGCCTCGGGGTAGTTTCCAAATCCAGATAAATGGCACTATGATCCGTGGATAAGGTCAGAATATTATGCACCGCTACTTCATCAAACAAATCAGGCCACTCCAACGAAGCAACTGCCCTATCGAGTCGTTCTTCCACCCAAGTGTCCATACCATGACCACGTTCCCACGTGAATTGATTGCCTAACATACCCAAGTCCATTAGATTACAATCCTACAAAGCATTAGTAAAACCTTGAATGAGAGAATTCGGGTGTAAATGTAGACCTCTCTTCTCAAACTGGCAAGCCAAATCATTGAAATCACCAAGAACAACCCAAGGTAAGGAGGATTGCCCCCGAAGATGTCGTAACAAATCCCATGACTTCTGTCGCTTCGCTCGTTCAGGATAACCATAAAAATAAGTAAGTTTATAAG contains the following coding sequences:
- the LOC116004071 gene encoding uncharacterized protein LOC116004071; its protein translation is MGLGRSINRSGDYLEGMLSDYMGGRKGCNNNKIIRSTKTTGSTKLVAVLTFLQFTFAVYATFLLYYMSPSVDLRMKPDFSWATRMAQQWKQYLIIPPHIVSKYQESNSQQMMVFSPSEVCELEKIDFEQKKSNDAVMIKLKRELYQQVLDFQKSSFGTETLSELMAMKSKWDLRGPNRPKITVILNHFKRKTLCAQLDSLLSQTLPFHHVWVLSFGSPNEQTLRRIVESYNDTRISFISSGYDFKYYGRFQMALQTEADLVYIVDDDMIPGKKMLQILAHVAGTEKYQNSVLGSIGRILPFRQKDFSFPSYRKFRSKEAGLYLPDPAYDILVDRIVQVDFLSSSWFLSAELVKTLFIETPFTFMTGEDLHLSYQLQKYRNAGSFVLPVDPNDKETWGDSEHRLAYVSETTVIFKDIVQVRDDQWWKALSTGYVTQWAAMNPQRIDALFYAHSVDEIKALAPLLEKFRTTVGRKAYIVVSGGKFLGCEDAAMALNWPKTVCRDRRFKIMDLGIGALSGISNSEVPVLQAVYASMKGLIKIHNPSVVITVADADSNIKKALKMAVDTNTNNSTLVLLPRSSVTKVLWMADLRPTALPNWNKMRVSINIITQNRVNSLARLLRSLSSAFYVGDEVSITFNMDSKVDEATIKLVNSFSWPHGPKTLRRRIIQGGLIRAVSESWYPSSDDDFGLLLEDDIEVSPYYYLWIKYALLAYHYDPQVSLPELSTISLYTPRLVEVVKERPKWNATEFFKRIHPNTPYLHQLPCSWGAVFFPKQWREFYVYMNMRFTEDAKQNPVQIPKSRTNGWQASWKKFLIDMMYLRGYVSLYPNFPNQASFSTNHMEPGAHIAAKDNVVKHNKDDFEVPLLKQDFRDLLPNGKMPSASKLPSLNLFNQAISLKGLKSAGAKLKQDVLECDAAEVVAVHHDTGLPSHCARF